Proteins from a single region of Pseudomonas sp. 10S4:
- a CDS encoding YciI family protein: protein MKYLCLVYSNEQALHSLPDSPEDAECMAYAESIQGSGRMLAAEALESVQTATTVRMRNGKLSITDGPFAETKEQLAGFYLIDAKDLNEAIQVAGNIPAARVGCVEVRPVRQLNP, encoded by the coding sequence ATGAAATACCTATGCCTGGTTTACAGCAACGAGCAGGCGCTGCACTCACTGCCCGACAGCCCCGAAGACGCCGAATGCATGGCCTATGCCGAGTCGATCCAGGGCAGCGGCCGGATGCTCGCCGCCGAGGCGCTGGAGTCGGTGCAGACCGCCACTACCGTGCGTATGCGCAACGGCAAACTATCGATCACCGATGGCCCGTTTGCCGAAACCAAGGAGCAGTTGGCCGGCTTCTACCTGATCGATGCCAAAGACCTTAATGAAGCCATCCAGGTCGCCGGCAATATTCCGGCGGCCCGGGTCGGCTGCGTCGAGGTCCGTCCCGTTCGCCAGTTGAATCCCTGA
- a CDS encoding YybH family protein encodes MNAQTQIRNLIETYRQAVIAKDVEKVMALYADDIVSFDAVKALQFKGKAAYRAHWQECLEMCPGPHIFEFHELDIEASQEVAFAHWLAHCGGTNDKGETQACWMRVTACYRQESGLWQIIHEHWSAPFDMMTGTALFGLQP; translated from the coding sequence ATGAATGCGCAAACCCAAATTCGCAACCTGATCGAAACCTACCGCCAGGCTGTCATCGCCAAGGACGTGGAAAAAGTCATGGCCTTGTACGCCGACGACATCGTCTCCTTCGACGCGGTCAAGGCCCTGCAATTCAAGGGTAAAGCGGCGTACCGCGCGCATTGGCAGGAATGCCTGGAAATGTGCCCCGGCCCGCACATCTTCGAATTCCATGAACTCGACATCGAGGCGTCGCAAGAAGTCGCGTTCGCTCATTGGCTGGCCCATTGCGGTGGCACCAATGACAAGGGCGAAACCCAGGCCTGCTGGATGCGCGTCACCGCGTGCTATCGGCAAGAGTCGGGGCTCTGGCAGATCATCCATGAGCACTGGTCGGCGCCGTTCGACATGATGACCGGCACTGCGCTGTTCGGCCTGCAACCCTGA
- a CDS encoding GNAT family N-acetyltransferase — translation MTALLVPYESLNALQRQQVEAIEVHSEQIKFSGDIHGALHTLLSKPGPGVKGFALLVEEIPVAFLLLKRPPVLPAWANEHSATLHALQVDQRAQGKGYGKACLQALPTAARQAFPEIKGLELSVDADNEAAIALYARYGFVDSGEAYKGRIGYERRMGLVF, via the coding sequence GTGACAGCCCTACTTGTGCCATACGAAAGCCTGAATGCGTTGCAGCGCCAACAGGTCGAGGCCATTGAAGTCCATTCGGAACAGATCAAGTTTAGCGGCGACATCCATGGTGCATTGCACACCCTGCTGTCCAAACCCGGCCCCGGCGTCAAAGGCTTTGCCTTATTGGTCGAAGAGATTCCCGTGGCGTTCCTGCTGCTCAAGCGCCCACCGGTTTTACCCGCCTGGGCGAATGAACACAGCGCCACGTTGCACGCCTTGCAGGTCGATCAACGCGCCCAGGGCAAAGGTTACGGCAAGGCCTGCCTGCAAGCCCTGCCCACAGCCGCGCGCCAGGCGTTCCCGGAAATAAAAGGGCTGGAATTGTCGGTGGATGCCGACAATGAAGCGGCTATTGCGTTGTATGCCCGATATGGCTTTGTCGACAGCGGCGAGGCGTACAAGGGCCGGATCGGTTACGAGCGGCGGATGGGTTTGGTTTTCTGA